A stretch of Lathyrus oleraceus cultivar Zhongwan6 chromosome 6, CAAS_Psat_ZW6_1.0, whole genome shotgun sequence DNA encodes these proteins:
- the LOC127092854 gene encoding uncharacterized protein LOC127092854, producing MNSAFKTTLTHTNPNRLSFTLKLFHSTPPLERKRNKFWESRCNHYSRRFRRMQAKQSLLCNVNAYAEFMFQNWKEDIGEDDPSSSRDTSWFKKQYSPKNSGKHNNDNQGRYRYRRYHEFCEDDIDVENIFRSAFGGNRVFYWSFINEENPHCGRSGDFSNYGKSWKWKRQSDNGYGSSTGSESESESDSLRSNLVSDRLALGLRASGPLKLEDVKIAYRACALKWHPDRHQGSSKVIAEEKFKHCSAAYQSLCDKLAIN from the exons ATGAATAGCGCCTTCAAAACCACTTTAACCCACACAAACCCTAATCGTCTTTCCTTCACCCTCAAACTCTTCCATTCCACTCCTCCATTGGAACGCAAAAGGAACAAATTTTGGGAATCT AGATGTAATCATTACTCGAGAAGATTTAGAAGGATGCAGGCGAAACAATCGTTGCTCTGTAATGTCAATGCTTATGCAGAATTCATGTTTCAG AACTGGAAAGAAGATATTGGCGAGGATGACCCATCTTCCAGCCGAGACACTTCGTGGTTTAAAAAACAATATTCTCCTAAGAATTCTGGAAAGCACAATAATGACAATCAAGGAAGATACCGATACAGAA GATATCATGAATTTTGTGAAGATGATATTGATGTTGAAAACATTTTCCGCTCTGCCTTTGGTGGGAATCGAGTCTTCTATTGGTCATTTATAAATGAGGAAAATCCTCACTGTGGGAGGTCAGGAGACTTTTCTAATTATGGTAAATCTTGGAAGTGGAAACGACAGAGTGACAATGGATACGGCTCCTCAACTGGGTCCGAGTCTGAGTCCGAGTCTGATAGTTTGCGTTCAAATTTAGTCTCTGATAGATTAGCCCTTGGATTGAGAGCTTCTGGTCCTCTGAAACTCGAAGATGTGAAGATTGC GTACCGTGCATGCGCCCTTAAATGGCATCCTGATCGTCATCAAGGCTCTTCCAAG GTTATAGCAGAGGAAAAGTTCAAGCATTGCAGTGCAGCTTATCAATCATTGTGTGATAAGTTGGCAATAAATTAA